Proteins encoded by one window of Paenibacillus sp. DCT19:
- a CDS encoding sugar O-acetyltransferase codes for MREEERIRNGILFSPSDPELKGIKRRSHNLSQQYSLTYEDQSEEREMILQQLLGSKGEGGFIQGPIFFHYGVHTRIGDHFFGNYNLTVQDDAQVTIGDYVSFGPNVTIVTPVHPFIASERRQMLDQNGDIKSLCYAKPVTIGDDVWISANVTVCGGVTIGSGSVIGAGSVVTRDIPANSLAAGVPCKVIRPITEADSMRYKPEIMADCKVLEP; via the coding sequence ATGAGAGAAGAAGAGCGCATTAGAAATGGAATTCTTTTTAGTCCCAGTGATCCAGAATTGAAGGGAATTAAACGTCGTTCGCACAACCTAAGTCAACAATATAGCCTGACGTATGAGGATCAGAGTGAAGAACGAGAAATGATTTTGCAACAGTTACTAGGATCTAAGGGGGAGGGAGGATTTATACAAGGTCCAATCTTCTTTCATTATGGGGTGCATACTCGGATTGGAGATCACTTCTTCGGAAATTACAATCTGACTGTACAGGACGATGCACAGGTGACGATAGGTGACTATGTCAGCTTTGGCCCTAATGTGACCATTGTTACTCCCGTGCATCCCTTTATTGCTTCTGAGCGCAGACAGATGTTGGATCAAAATGGAGATATTAAATCGCTATGTTACGCCAAACCCGTCACCATTGGTGATGATGTATGGATCTCAGCCAATGTTACAGTATGTGGCGGCGTTACGATTGGAAGCGGAAGTGTGATCGGTGCGGGGAGTGTTGTTACGCGTGATATTCCCGCAAACTCCTTAGCCGCAGGTGTTCCATGCAAAGTCATACGTCCAATCACAGAAGCGGACAGCATGCGTTACAAGCCGGAGATTATGGCAGATTGTAAGGTGTTAGAACCGTAA
- a CDS encoding DedA family protein, translating into MTQWITEFILFFKDLSYAGVVIALSFEFVPAELVLPLAGYWVYLGDMNLILTIIAGTVGGTFGPLTLYALGRFGGRPLVEKYGKYFLIRTHHLEASDRFFEKYGSGVAFYGRFVPGVRTLISIPCGVTKMNVFKFSLYTFLAMLPITSLYVYLGFKLGAQWEHVDEIIKPYILPAAAIFIIGFGLYVLIKRFRKGRVSQ; encoded by the coding sequence GTGACTCAATGGATCACAGAATTTATCCTTTTTTTCAAAGACTTGTCGTATGCAGGTGTGGTCATTGCTTTATCATTTGAATTTGTGCCTGCCGAACTCGTTCTCCCGCTCGCAGGTTATTGGGTTTACCTTGGGGATATGAATCTTATTCTTACTATTATAGCTGGTACGGTTGGAGGCACGTTTGGTCCACTAACGCTGTATGCGCTTGGTCGGTTTGGCGGAAGACCGCTCGTTGAGAAATACGGTAAGTATTTTCTCATTCGCACGCATCATCTAGAAGCTTCAGATCGTTTCTTTGAGAAATACGGCAGCGGGGTAGCTTTTTATGGGCGCTTCGTGCCAGGGGTAAGAACTTTGATATCTATACCTTGCGGTGTTACCAAAATGAATGTTTTTAAATTCAGTCTGTATACCTTCTTAGCAATGCTGCCCATTACATCACTTTATGTATATCTGGGCTTCAAGTTGGGCGCTCAGTGGGAGCATGTGGACGAGATTATCAAACCTTACATCCTACCAGCGGCTGCAATCTTTATTATCGGATTTGGACTTTACGTTCTTATTAAACGATTTAGAAAAGGACGGGTATCACAGTAA